The Sylvia atricapilla isolate bSylAtr1 chromosome 3, bSylAtr1.pri, whole genome shotgun sequence genome has a window encoding:
- the PCARE gene encoding photoreceptor cilium actin regulator, which yields MGCTPSHSEIASTAARSGLKALNKPKSILPIDSRDKGIPLLVKGSSCYNIDEYGIQRKDYLEEEEEDRLSGLNKNDNLQLSSKTHSDSQTSMEDKKIERTATDAEVAMSELIESQKHITESIEIRKQTSCESEASAFIWDDKNESNAKQMPKKGKKKKTHKLAKQGLPNKGKEKSILAPCETEKKVDFPELLVKAHQSAYAYLHPNLSKYEAILHMANQATQTQLFLQQMISFLVLRFDEINQLLEEIANDGENLLKDVGGNLAWPAEKDDLKEHPDLLQQLLQYTVNKMQLVSGMLASLTSNALQETCSYLQSAASNLEGKLKAKQSFDEHLLRTVKLLEASTVGPSQSHGDDRTLCSEDSGIGVDSESLKEFSALSQQGGQPSDSCAHGHPSRKHARTAERANGGTAPVGTAASHGCALERHFRHVFHSSTQPREVTSCQGGVAEGISTMPQYASLSKSRSYNSLQSDSTQEGEHFKSDFLSDEDEDDDDDEEDESTLGEDDDNTSLSEIGKDALPRSLSSPALTENIQRQSIKRTENADTEEIILKMKDAISEKIKFVPAKSRHKEWTEDESGRAILAKRPSTATGRHRRVGKQRRSRSEESLRSQAEDPTLLELQRTQKELSKRLEMLYGKDIANNLELWKSRAAPYLQDEQITSRSSRKLKAGLSKNFSILPNQDKVPLFTSDQNPAPPPNEKRVRKPVRAPVPTQETSGGKENEPPGAQMLSGSSCTPRQSVKKLIETFSPTDDLTKAAPLRSLGPIKCIRKFGLPVIPPTTPFQRGLAPLNLKHRISPVEDTNTNDVSSSFPNAFLPAPPAELSRKDTKEETDEDTENLPPPPPEMLMDTSSENLSEPEETARIEGNSSEDAKKTTKPELHAAKRSQVSPKMKASLQSIDLLPSKNISGPSAVTNKGLRNTKSGEERGHRYSLELNPTNVRIPSQEEILATQRKEAADLYKQTHKIIPLQNPSGVSNSSESKGPNPPSPSAPCQKLGSPDPLRSNEKGSLFTRRVSPVRTAPSSPTEKRLFSPPAHHRHSLQAFSNMQPSSPTMQRKPSPPSSPRMPSPPSQKKLPSPPPQRKPLSPPVGQKQSSPAAQRLAGSPAPFPTTPSPPASPSRSYKGPRAGMDAGDEHQLSSSKRGSNVRSIFCPATSSLFEARPPVVPSKSPAEVTSQPEAASHSQKSSLLFQQPGDRTRKLSLSTTNPQPFVRRSFSDRRPGVQPHLPAPLTAGSEPALNQASLEKSPRKAGDSWNSSGVPETKESNRSASHPELYVVGQGLQRD from the exons ATGGGCTGCACACCTTCTCACAGTGAGATTGCTAGTACTGCTGCAAGAAGTGGTCTTAAGGCTTTGAATAAACCCAAAAGTATTTTGCCAATTGATTCAAGAGATAAAGGAATCCCTCTGCTGGTTAAAGGCTCATCTTGCTACAATATTGATGAATATGGGATTCAGAGGAAGGACTAcctggaagaagaggaggaggatagACTGTCAGGTCTGAACAAAAATGATAATTTACAGTTATCTTCCAAGACTCATTCAGATTCCCAGACTTCTATGGAAGACAAGAAAATTGAGAGGACAGCCACAGATGCTGAAGTTGCTATGTCTGAACTGATTGAATCTCAAAAGCACATCACTGAGTCCATAGAGATCAGAAAGCAGACCTCCTGCGAATCAGAAGCATCAGCTTTCATCTGGGATGACAAGAATGAAAGCAATGCAAAGCAAATgccaaagaaaggaaagaagaaaaaaacccataagcTGGCAAAGCAAGGTCTGCCCAACAAAGGTAAAGAAAAGTCCATTCTGGCCCCATGTGAGACAGAGAAGAAGGTAGACTTCCCAGAACTGCTCGTCAAGGCTCACCAGAGTGCATACGCCTACTTACATCCCAACCTCTCCAAGTATGAAGCTATTCTGCACATGGCCAACCAGGCCACCCAAactcagctcttcctgcagcagatgATCAGCTTCCTCGTGCTTCGCTTTGATGAAATCAACCAGCTCTTGGAAGAAATTGCCAATGATGGGGAAAATCTTCTCAAAGATGTAGGTGGGAATCTGGCATGGCCAGCAGAGAAGGACGATTTGAAGGAGCACCCTGATCTTCTGCAACAGCTACTGCAGTACACGGTAAACAAAATGCAGTTGGTGAGTGGGATGCTGGCCTCCCTCACGTCCAATGCCCTGCAGGAGACCTGCAGCTACCTGCAGTCTGCTGCAAGCAACTTGGAAGGcaaactgaaagcaaagcaaagctttgATGAGCACCTGCTACGGACAGTAAAGCTGCTCGAAGCCTCAACTGTGGGACCCTCTCAGTCCCACGGTGATGACAGGACTCTCTGTTCTGAGGACAGTGGCATTGGTGTGGACAGTGAATCCCTCAAAGAGTTCAGTGCTCTCAGCCAGCAAGGAGGACAGCCAAGTGACTCCTGTGCACACGGACATCCATCCCGAAAGCATGCCAGAACAGCGGAGCGTGCAAATGGTGGGACAGCGCCAGTGGGCACAGCTGCATCCCATGGCTGTGCTCTGGAGAGGCATTTTAGGCATGTGTTTCATTCATCCACGCAACCTAGGGAAGTGACTTCTTGTCAGGGTGGAGTAGCAGAAGGCATTTCTACCATGCCCCAATATGCAAGCTTGAGCAAAAGCCGTTCCTACAACTCCTTGCAGTCTGATTCTACTCAGGAAGGTGAACATttcaaaagtgattttctttctgatgaggatgaggatgatgatgatgatgaagaagaCGAGAGCACACTGGGAGAGGATGATGACAACACAAGTTTATCAGAAATCGGGAAGGATGCTCTGCCGAGGTCCCTGTCTTCACCTGCACTCACTGAGAACATTCAAAGGCAGTCCATCAAAAGGACAGAGAATGCAGATACAGAAGAAATCATTTTGAAGATGAAAGATGCCATCAGTGAAAAAATCAAGTTTGTCCCAGCTAAATCCAGGCATAAAGAATGGACAGAGGATGAGAGCGGAAGAGCAATCCTTGCAAAAAGGCCCAGTACAGCAACAGGCAGACACAGAAGGGTTGGGAAACAACGACGATCCAGGTCAGAGGAGTCTCTCAGAAGTCAGGCAGAGGACCCAACTCTCCTAGAGCTTCAGAGGACTCAAAAGGAGCTCAGCAAAAGGCTGGAAATGTTGTACGGAAAGGATATAGCTAACAATCTGGAGCTTTGGAAATCAAGAGCAGCACCTTATTTGCAGGATGAGCAAATTACATCAAGGTCCTCCCGCAAGCTGAAGGCAGGCCTCTCAAAAAATTTCAGCATCCTGCCTAACCAGGATAAAGTCCCTTTGTTCACATCTGATCAAAATCCTGCCCCTCCGCCGAATGAAAAGAGAGTTAGGAAGCCTGTAAGAGCTCCTGTGCCTACCCAGGAGACATCAGGAGGCAAAGAAAATGAGCCTCCTGGAGCACAAATGTTGAGTGGCAGCAGCTGTACCCCCCGACAGTCTGTCAAGAAACTGATTGAAACCTTCAGTCCTACTGATGATCTTACAAAAGCCGCACCTCTAAGATCCTTAGGACCAATAAAGTGCATCAGAAAATTTGGACTTCCAGTCATCCCACCCACCACTCCCTTTCAGAGAGGCCTGGCACCTTTAAATCTTAAGCATCGCATTTCACCAGTAGAAGACACAAACACCAATGATGTTTCTTCTAGCTTTCCAAATGCCTTTCTTCCTGCACCACCTGCAGAATTAAGCAGGAAGGACACAAAGGAAGAGACTGATGAAGACACTGAGAacctgccaccaccaccacctgaAATGTTAATGGACACTTCTTCTGAAAATTTATCTGAGCCTGAAGAAACTGCAAGAATAGAAGGAAACTCTTCAGAAGATGCCAAAAAGACCACCAAACCAGAATTGCATGCTGCTAAGAGATCACAAGTTTCCCCAAAAATGAAAGCCTCCCTTCAGTCCATCGACTTACTGCCAAGTAAAAATATCAGCGGCCCCAGTGCAGTGACTAATAAAGGTCTAAGGAATACCAAGtctggggaggagagagggcaCAGGTATTCTCTGGAACTGAACCCCACCAACGTGCGCATCCCTAGCCAGGAGGAGATATTAGCAACCCAGAGGAAAGAGGCTGCGGATTTATACAAGCAAACCCATAAAATTATTCCTCTTCAAAATCCCAGTGGGGTCAGCAACAGCTCAGAGAGCAAGGGGCCCAACCCACCTTCGCCTTCAGCGCCGTGCCAGAAGCTCGGCTCTCCCGATCCACTCCGGAGCAATGAGAAAGGCTCACTGTTCACCAGGAGGGTCTCCCCAGTGAGAACTGCTCCTTCTTCACCAACTGAGAAACGGCTTTTCAGCCCCCCAGCACATCACAGACATTCTCTGCAGGCTTTTAGCAACATGCAGCCGAGCTCCCCCACCATGCAGAGGAAACCCAGTCCCCCCTCTAGCCCCAGGATGCCCAGCCCACCTTCGCAGAAGAAGCTGCCCTCTCCACCACCACAGCGAAAACCACTCAGCCCTCCTGTGGGACAAAAGCAAAGCTCACCAGCAGCCCAGCGGCTGGCAGGCTCCCCTGCTCCATTCCCCACCACCCCCTCCCCACCAGCCTCCCCATCTCGTTCCTACAAGGGGCCAAGAGCTGGGATGGATGCCGGGGACGAGCACCAGCTCTCCTCCTCCAAGAGGGGCAGCAATGTCCGTTCCATATTTTGCCCTGCCACCTCTTCCTTATTCGAAGCCAGACCtccagtggtgcccagcaagAGCCCTGCCGAGGTGACCAGCCAGCCTGAAGCTGCATCACATTCCCAAAAGAGCAGCCTGCTgttccagcagcctggggaccGGACCAGGAAGCTGTCCCTCAGCACCACCAATCCTCAGCCGTTCGTAAGGAGAAGTTTCTCTGACCGCCGACCAGGGGTCCAGCCTCATCTTCCAGCTCCTCTAACAGCTGGCAGTGAACCTGCACTTAACCAAGCAAG cttgGAGAAGAGCCCTAGAAAAGCAGGTGACTCTTGGAACAGCTCTGGCGTTCCAGAAACCAAGGAGTCCAACAGATCTGCCTCCCACCCCGAGCTCTACGTCGtgggccaggggctgcagagggactga